In a single window of the Pseudogemmatithrix spongiicola genome:
- a CDS encoding addiction module protein: protein MVRSPDTLERELLHLPKADRARLAQVLLASLHAEEAAASPAEVEAAWEAEIARRVDELRSGTVAGIPAEQVFAEVLDR, encoded by the coding sequence ATGGTGCGCTCCCCCGATACCCTAGAACGCGAACTCCTGCACCTGCCAAAGGCCGACCGTGCGCGGCTGGCACAGGTGCTGCTCGCGAGCCTCCACGCGGAAGAGGCCGCGGCCTCGCCTGCCGAGGTCGAGGCCGCTTGGGAAGCAGAGATCGCGCGCCGCGTGGACGAGTTGCGCAGCGGGACCGTGGCCGGCATCCCCGCGGAGCAAGTATTCGCGGAAGTACTCGACCGATAA